The DNA sequence ATCGAGAACCAGCCGACAGCCCCGGACAGCCCCGCCCGGTCCTCGGCCGTGGCTTCCGACGCCCCGCCGTTGCGCTGCGACCGCAGGATGCCGAGCAGGTCCCAGCCGAGGTAGCCGAATGCTCCGGCCAGCAACAGGCCGCCGAAGACCCGTTCCATCGACAGGTCCCAGGAGAAAGCGATCACCAGCAGACCGCCCGACACCATCCACGTCGCCCGCCGGATGAAGTCGGATCGGTCGACGTCGACCGGCATGATCAGCGCCACCGCGCCGACAATCAGGCCGATGTTGCAGATGCAGGAGCCGACGGCGTTTCCGAGAGCCATTCCCGGATCGCCGCGCAACGCGGCGGTCGCCGATACGACCAGCTCCGGCGCCGTGGTCGCCAGGCTTACGAGGGTGCCGCCGATGACGATCCGCGGAACCCTGAGCGCCTTGCCGATCTTGATGCTCGAATCGACGAAAAGGTCGCCTCCCTTGGCGACCAGCGCAAACCCGACAGCGATGAGCAGGAGGTCAATCAGCATGGAACTAGATGCCGAGCACCAGCACCGCGGCGCCGCTGGCGGCAACGACCAGGCCGGCGGCCACATCCGCGTGGCGTTGAAGCAGACCGATCCCGCCCCGTCCCGGCCCGACGAGTGGCGCGGCGGCGAGCCAGCGGGCGCCGGAGTAGCCCGCCGCCACCGCGGCCAGCATCACCGCCACCGTGAGCAGGCCGAACACCGCCACGACGGCCAGCAGCGCGGCCCAGTCAGCGGCCATTCCGGGGACCATCATCAGCGGGATCAGCGGCTCGCAGGGACCGAGGAGGAAGACGACGAACAAAGCGCCCGGCGTGACCTGGCCGTCCGCGCCGGCGTGCCGGTGAGCGCCGCCCACGCCCCGGAAGCGGCGCCAGACGGCCCATGCCGCGTAAGCCAGGCCGAAACCGATCAGCAGGGCGGCGGCCAACTCGCCGCGCGCCGACTCGATCCACAGCAGGCGGT is a window from the Acidobacteriota bacterium genome containing:
- a CDS encoding calcium/sodium antiporter translates to MWPPAWSLPPAAPRCWCSASSSMLIDLLLIAVGFALVAKGGDLFVDSSIKIGKALRVPRIVIGGTLVSLATTAPELVVSATAALRGDPGMALGNAVGSCICNIGLIVGAVALIMPVDVDRSDFIRRATWMVSGGLLVIAFSWDLSMERVFGGLLLAGAFGYLGWDLLGILRSQRNGGASEATAEDRAGLSGAVGWFSIGGGCVLAGSYFLVTSGQNLALAAGIPSSVIGFTVIAIGTSVPELVTGVTAARKGVPDLSLGNIIGANVLNLFLIVGMSGAIEPLNLDLFSQRYGLPWMALFFLTVIAVVLKYGVVRRPAGIVLLSLYTLYAVGIGVGIALGMVSIPAG